A window of the Trichoderma asperellum chromosome 6, complete sequence genome harbors these coding sequences:
- a CDS encoding uncharacterized protein (BUSCO:EOG092D0P0O) → MADFRQLALDFVLEDDEAKLTALAQRAAKELESSAGSNPVARWVEAVQPWMPGNKETEDSQETPDWTSRAKALEFLSHTLDFVKPDLFKASQVKLLIAFFGAMLDIDHKAGVLASASALSRIIAMKWFQPNSGYEIIEKVCAMKEDFQRQTPKTRLAVYELLRSLLTAPEVASNLKQRDGASCSYLVNLLELCRNERDPDCLIVWFDILRSFLQQYDPSDEVVEKVFAAFKAYYPITLPRLSQGGITPEDLKSQLRKCFSSTYRLASHSIPFLVGKLDQGDGVTVNVKVDVLKTIRECLEEYDNPEQSIIPYVGRIWGSLKYEVRNGEIEDAIWATLEVLKTLATKLKDDHLRNYTLDVTRDCVTDLSNPMYTTQAGRLIVSVLSANSNAFVLMVAPTVTHLKENLRRPKSATHTQDLLKILNVILETRLLLSQTQMTDEQKSDFAAVDGVFKNLYSDVYSSPITASSEQSASEDDIKIAVEAVQGVGALVSQKAIQLGSDSDAALLLPKALCSEIGLYVFYIALHGFDSSYPCSSSDDLLNETAKALFRINQAHPAGFRPLIDWFVTVIHGSRQDESDEASEKIQKVAALLAYVGCSELSKSPIDMRRHFLHLIHVMTAELEIAIKTNASKKVWCALLVGIQTASRYFNDACLKHNPEKDQAFDGTMWLYRVTYKFPELQAFVDEKEEQDGITPSYETAAPSKELTATALRNDFLLIGLAIVRGLYRRATTTVGPIAGSTKPALQLCDSLSGLEDSSEYRYLQLVSDFASFILREMGETQQVSLKLDHYLLNLFQDELIPVPITLPEEGRRLSLDKYTDEGGSAWGWLTEKTVNTLYYGLLEAMRPSVIAKLFDYGIAQELLISSTLSASITQNPVTRPVTRSILTILANKYKVEDLSYVMARLEGRLESALHNAQNSSDSDDASRYLEQVSSIYAIVSGIVRRPGGKQARGLIQQLREAPRNAATGHLLARRMEMVVAPQQFLSKDSFAVVKPLWTQKLYFDLVKPMLEIATSQDSEAESQLVKTNYRIGVLSMVKHMPFSIWEDDSVEILRASVVLCQTLGAGPDTLPALQILKTILAESSEKAQDYIKSLINISLPCFSLKLAAERKLPDWLPSGYVPAKIRPDIEAECGRLALEIVGALPRLFESSYVVPFVPQVRRELSLACGHPVRDVRRLARVARKAWTEIN, encoded by the exons ATGGCCGACTTTCGGCAGCTGGCCCTCGACTTTGTcctcgaagatgatgaggctAAACTAACAGCGCTGGCCCAGAGGGCGGCCAAAG AACTCGAGAGCTCAGCCGGTTCTAACCCCGTTGCTCGGTGGGTAGAGGCTGTGCAGCCATGGATGCCGGGGAACAAGGAGACTGAAGACTCACAAGAAACTCCAGATTGGACGTCAAGAGCCAAGG CTTTGGAGTTCCTGTCTCATACACTAGACTTTGTGAAGCCGGATCTCTTCAAAGCAAGTCAAG TGAAATTACTCATTGCTTTTTTCGGCGCTATGCTCGACATTGATCACAAAGCAGGCGTTTTAGCTTCCGCTTCAGCCTTGTCTCGCATCATAGCTATGAAATGGTTTCAGCCAAACAGCGGTTATGAAATCATCGAAAAAGTATGCGCTATGAAAGAAGACTTCCAGAGACAAACTCCCAAGACTCGTCTTGCGGTTTATGAGTTGCTGAGGTCACTCTTGACCGCTCCTGAAGTTGCAAGCAATCTGAAGCAAAGAGACGGTGCCTCTTGCTCGTATCTGGTTAATTTGCTAGAGCTATGCCGGAATGAGAGAGATCCGGACTGCTTAATCGTATGGTTTGACATCTTGAGAAGCTTCCTCCAGCAGTACGACCCTTCAGATGAAGTTGTTGAGAAAGTCTTTGCCGCTTTCAAGGCGTACTACCCCATCACCCTACCGCGATTGTCTCAAGGTGGCATCACTCCGGAGGATCTCAAGTCTCAACTTCGAAAGTGCTTTTCATCAACATACCGTCTTGCCTCTCACTCTATACCTTTCTTGGTAGGCAAGCTTGACCAAGGCGATGGCGTTACAGTAAATGTCAAG GTTGATGTTTTGAAAACTATTAGAGAGTGTCTTGAGGAATATGATAACCCAGAACAATCCATCATTCCATACGTTGGCCGGATCTGGGGTAGCCTCAAATATGAAGTCCGAAATGGAGAAATCGAAGATGCCATTTGGGCCACCCTTGAAGTGCTGAAAACCCTTGCGACGAAGCTAAAGGATGACCATCTCCGCAACTACACCCTAGATGTGACGCGTGACTGCGTTACCGACTTATCGAACCCGATGTACACGACTCAGGCTGGCCGTCTTATCGTCAGTGTTCTCAGTGCAAATTCCAATGCGTTTGTGCTCATGGTGGCGCCAACTGTTACGCACCTCAAGGAGAACTTGCGGCGCCCAAAGTCGGCGACTCATACGCAGGATCTGTTAAAGATACTCAATGTCATTTTAGAGACGCGATTGCTGCTGTCGCAGACTCAGATGACAGATGAGCAGAAAAGtgattttgctgctgttgatggcgTCTTCAAGAATCTTTATAGCGACGTGTATAGCTCTCCCATTACAGCTTCAAGCGAACAGAGTGCCAGCGAAGACGATATCAAAATTGCAGTTGAGGCTGTTCAGGGAGTCGGTGCACTAGTCTCCCAAAAAGCTATACAGCTTGGATCGGATAGCGACGCTGCACTGCTTCTTCCTAAAGCGTTGTGCTCAGAAATTGGCCTCTATGTTTTTTACATCGCCCTGCATGGGTTTGACAGCAGTTATCCATGCTCAAGCTCAGACGATCTTCTAAACGAGACAGCAAAGGCTCTGTTTAGGATCAACCAAGCTCACCCAGCAGGTTTCAGACCTCTGATCGACTGGTTCGTGACGGTCATCCACGGCAGCCGTCAAGATGAAAGTGACGAAGCCAGCGAAAAGATTCAGAAAGTAGCCGCTTTGCTGGCCTATGTCGGATGTTCCGAGCTATCCAAATCACCCATCGATATGAGACGCCATTTCTTGCATCTAATTCATGTCATGACCGCGGAATTAGAAATAGCGATTAAAACAAATGCCAGCAAAAAGGTTTGGTGTGCGCTACTTGTCGGCATTCAGACGGCTTCTCGCTACTTTAACGATGCTTGCTTGAAGCATAACCCGGAGAAAGACCAGGCATTCGATGGTACCATGTGGCTGTATCGAGTTACCTACAAATTCCCTGAACTGCAAGCATTTGTAgacgaaaaggaagagcaAGACGGTATCACACCAAGTTACGAGACCGCAGCACCATCAAAGGAACTAACTGCTACTGCACTTCGCAATGACTTTTTGCTCATTGGTCTTGCTATTGTTCGAGGCCTCTATCGCCGAGCAACGACTACAGTTGGTCCTATTGCTGGGTCTACGAAGCCCGCACTTCAGCTCTGCGATAGCTTGTCGGGCTTGGAAGACTCGTCCGAGTATCGCTATCTTCAGCTTGTTTCTGACTTTGCCAGTTTCATTCTTCGCGAGATGGGCGAAACCCAGCAAGTCTCGCTCAAACTTGACCATTACCTTTTGAACTTGTTCCAAGATGAGCTAATACCGGTTCCTATTACCCTGCcagaggaggggagaagacTCAGTCTGGACAAATACACGGATGAAGGGGGGTCCGCATGGGGCTGGTTGACGGAAAAGACGGTCAATACTCTTTATTACGGGCTCTTGGAGGCTATGAGGCCGTCCGTTATTGCAAAGCTC TTTGATTATGGAATTGCCCAAGAGCTTCTAATTAGCAGCACACTGAGTGCCTCAATCACCCAAAACCCAGTCACAAGGCCGGTAACGAGGTCAATCTTGACAATTCTGGCCAACAAATACAAAGTGGAAGATCTCAGCTACGTAATGGCCAGGCTGGAGGGCCGATTAGAATCTGCTCTGCACAATGCCCAGAATTCTTCAGACAGCGATGATGCCTCTCGTTACTTGGAGCAGGTTTCGTCCATCTACGCAATTGTCAGCGGTATAGTACGTCGGCCAGGCGGTAAACAAGCGCGAGGTTTAATTCAACAACTGCGCGAAGCCCCCCGAAATGCAGCTACCGGCCATCTTCTAGCTCGCAGAATGGAAATGGTTGTTGCGCCGCAACAGTTTTTGTCAAAGGACAGCTTTGCTGTGGTGAAGCCGCTTTGGACGCAAAAGCTGTATTTTGACTTGGTCAAGCCTATGCTAGAGATTGCGACAAGCCAAGATTCCGAGGCTGAGAGCCAGCTCGTCAAGACGAATTACAGGATTGGCGTTTTGTCAATGGTCAAGCACATGCCATTTTCCATTTGGGAAGATGACAGCGTCGAGATTCTACGCGCATCGGTGGTATTGTGTCAAACCTTGGGCGCGGGACCTGACACTCTGCCTGCTCTACAGATCCTCAAGACCATATTGGCAGAGTCATCTGAGAAAGCTCAAGACTATATCAAGAGCTTGATTAACATCTCGCTGCCTTGCTTTTCTCTCAAGCTCGCAGCAGAGCGGAAGTTGCCAGACTGGCTGCCATCCGGCTACGTCCCGGCAAAGATCCGCCCCGATATCGAGGCTGAATGCGGCAGATTGGCCCTGGAAATAGTCGGTGCGCTACCAAGATTGTTTGAATCGAGCTACGTGGTGCCATTTGTGCCACAAGTACGGAGGGAGCTGTCTCTAGCATGCGGCCATCCAGTCCGGGACGTGCGTAGACTGGCAAGAGTGGCTCGTAAGGCGTGGACAGAAATCAACTGA
- a CDS encoding uncharacterized protein (EggNog:ENOG41), which produces MESSRNLVEAALNPSTYARSSAPTSTPTLERYFPEDPFSGGIIMATFDGKGLLYRKDTYFQAKLTTAERVLYEGQDVYLLSFELNFMRSFSPQYRFRGADVNITFQRDKSSDSEPSITKIFPSIIAVDVGERNVQDNAELTAGAGASAGPGQINASAKQIHNDKTTFEGRRKFLDLIKGDNTASWRLYEEPGSQSGIPAILRLATLVRCLKGGFKVQLEVSVRMAGGPKLLGLHKLFFDSTFKARSHTHTISAQPIPFDWRKLYEEAKNIFPDNEVDREAWNRDISEFFLESEAATRLTSKQMKVLVGFCGDFGEVGGGVQKMKATALARLKEDLSGDDESKKFIQRLKDRMGISVPDKQNVSSETATETARENDASDLPPANPQVDVSGLTGSSKRDANIFRPFKVGTPEVKLPFRAALFSSPAPPPGPVSASDPETPSTKGALWGSLWGFRAEEDNSTKEVHLYLHISASDAYNRYSPEELRLKDYGL; this is translated from the exons ATGGAATCCAGCCGAAACCTAGTCGAAGCAGCGTTAAATCCTAGCACTTATGCTAGGAGCAGTGCTCCTACAAGCACCCCTACGTTGGAGAGATATTTCCCAGAAGACCCCTTCAGCGGCGGGATCATCATGGCCACGTTCGACGGAAAGGGGTTGCTCTACAGGAAAGATACTTATTTTCAAGCTAAATTGACGACAGCGGAGAGAGTATTGTATGAGGGACAAGACGTATATCTCCTTAGTTTTGAGTTGAACTTCATGAGATCTTTCTCCCCGCAGTATAGGTTCCGAGGCGCCGACGTCAACATTACTTTCCAGAGAGACAAGTCTTCGGACTCGGAGCCTTCAATTACAAAAATTTTCCCTTCCATAATCGCGGTTGATGTTGGCGAGCGCAACGTTCAAGACAACGCCGAGCTTACCGCCGGTGCTGGAGCGTCAGCTGGACCTGGGCAAATTAATGCGAGTGCGAAGCAGATACACAACGACAAAACGACTTttgagggaagaagaaagttcCTTGACCTAATAAAAGGAGATAATACGGCGTCCTGGAGACTCTACGAGGAACCTGGAAGTCAGAGTGGGATACCTGCAATTCTCAGGCTTGCCACTCTTGTTCGGTGCCTTAAAGGAGGATTCAAAGTTCAGCTGGAAGTATCCGTTAGGATGGCGGGGGGGCCTAAACTCTTGGGCCTCCacaagctcttcttcgacTCTACCTTCAAAGCACGTTCACATACACACACTATCTCAGCACAGCCTATTCCCTTTGACTGGCGCAAATTATATGAAGAAGCCAAAAATATATTCCCGGATAACGAAGTTGACAGGGAGGCTTGGAATAGGGATATCAGCGAATTCTTTCTTGAATCTGAAGCTGCCACTCGCCTTACCAGTAAGCAGATGAAGGTTTTAGTAGGATTTTGCGGTGATTTTGGAGAAGTAGGAGGAGGGGTCCAAAAAATGAAAGCAACGGCTCTGGCCAGATTGAAGGAGGATCTGTCTGGTGACGACGAGTCTAAGAAGTTCATACAGAGGCTCAAGGATAGGATGGGCATATCCGTTCCAGACAAGCAAAACGTCTCTTCTGAGACTGCAACGGAAACCGCAAGAGAGAACGATGCTTCCGATTTGCCCCCTGCCAACCCGCAAGTTGACGTTTCCGGTCTGACTGGAAGTTCAAAAAGGGATGCGAACATATTTAGACCTTTCAAGGTTGGAACCCCAGAAGTTAAGCTACCATTTAGAGCAGCTTTATTTAGTTCCCCGGCACCTCCACCAGGTCCTGTGTCGGCGTCAGACCCTGAAACGCCTAGCACCAAAG GTGCCCTTTGGGGATCCCTTTGGGGATTTCGCGCAGAAGAGGACAATTCTACCAAGGAAGTCCATCTGTATCTTCACATATCAGCCAGTGATGCATACAACCGTTACTCTCCGGAGGAACTTCGACTAAAAGATTACGGTCTATAA
- a CDS encoding uncharacterized protein (EggNog:ENOG41~SECRETED:SignalP(1-15)), whose translation MRVISLLPFVGAAIALPTETPGAAPANNITAPDVNTIKAVPQDHFKSYQTGGLVRQSLNSKGSKSKRDWTCSTSPTLTWGDSDNGGKGIFITNTDNDWRGFYAFHNNCDTIPYKYIWVAAGATQFVSFPDGWEGRIQRGVDATMLNGQAHWLGTWFEFSWDANGWGWSDVSLIRGCDGPVLVNSQDGSGAWKGFTQDILSNAPSNALDTKDDGQTVLAATEFIGGAINTPPRDWELQQVGSQYVYVDDSHGSPVIAATNGRFGTTWPAGRP comes from the coding sequence ATGCGCgtcatctctcttctcccgTTTGTTGGCGCTGCCATCGCGCTCCCAACTGAAACCCCTGGAGCAGCTCCCGCTAACAACATCACCGCGCCTGACGTTAACACCATCAAAGCCGTACCACAAGATCACTTCAAGAGCTATCAGACTGGTGGCTTGGTGCGCCAGTCTCTCAATTCTAAGGGATCAAAGTCCAAGCGCGACTGGACCTGCAGCACTTCGCCAACTCTGACCTGGGGCGACAGCGACAATGGCGGCAAGGGTatcttcatcaccaacacCGACAACGACTGGCGGGGCTTCTACGCGTTCCACAACAACTGCGACACGATTCCTTACAAGTACATTTGGGTCGCAGCCGGCGCGACTCAATTTGTGTCCTTCCCTGATGGCTGGGAGGGTCGCATCCAGCGTGGAGTTGACGCAACCATGCTCAATGGCCAGGCTCACTGGCTCGGCACATGGTTTGAGTTCAGCTGGGACGCAAATGGCTGGGGCTGGAGCGACGTCTCTCTCATCCGTGGCTGTGACGGTCCTGTTCTGGTCAACTCTCAAGACGGCTCTGGAGCTTGGAAAGGATTCACGCAGGACATCTTGAGCAATGCGCCCAGCAACGCTCTTGACACTAAGGATGATGGACAGACGGTGCTCGCGGCCACCGAATTCATTGGCGGTGCCATCAACACGCCTCCTCGCGACTGGGAGCTCCAGCAGGTTGGCTCTCAGTACGTTTATGTCGATGACTCGCACGGCAGCCCCGTCATTGCAGCCACCAACGGCCGTTTCGGCACCACCTGGCCCGCCGGCCGACCATAA
- a CDS encoding uncharacterized protein (EggNog:ENOG41~TransMembrane:1 (i257-279o)) — protein sequence MANTPDRLVPMRVIVCGVQRTGTLSMRIALQQLGFGDCYHMHNILENPQQEAPKWIRLIEAHFGGQGTISKADFDAVLGNCQSCVDVPPALFGVELAAMYPEAKVIVLNRDPEDWYRSVSESIMASVNPTSRLAKLGMLFCFVFDPATRAFAKFGRAMSGLAFRYDHRREKDKAIAWYTSTYQRFRDEIPEQRRLEYRIEEGWGPLCEYLQVPVPMVRDEETGEMVEAPFPRANDRETFKKNQAKGREKAMRRARKNLLVGVGRMALMAAVAYAGYAVWERRLGGR from the exons ATGGCCAACACGCCAGATCGTCTCGTTCCCATGCGAGTCATCGTCTGCGGCGTCCAGCGAACAGGCACCCTGA GCATGCGAATCGccctccagcagctcggctTCGGCGACTGCTACCACATGCACAACATCCTCGAAAACCCGCAGCAAGAAGCCCCCAAATGGATCCGCCTCATCGAAGCCCACTTCGGCGGGCAAGGCACAATCTCAAAGGCCGACTTTGACGCCGTCCTCGGCAACTGCCAGTCCTGCGTCGATGTGCCCCCCGCACTCTTTGGCGTAGAGCTCGCAGCCATGTACCCAGAGGCAAAGGTCATCGTCCTGAACCGCGACCCGGAGGATTGGTACCGCAGCGTGTCCGAGTCCATCATGGCGTCGGTGAATCCGACCTCGCGactggccaagctgggcatgctcttctgcttcgtcttcgaCCCGGCGACGCGCGCCTTTGCAAAGTTCGGCAGGGCCATGTCCGGGCTTGCATTCCGGTACGATCATCGCAGGGAAAAGGACAAGGCCATTGCCTGGTACACGAGCACCTACCAGCGCTTTAGGGATGAGATTCCCGAACAGCGGCGCCTCGAGTATCGGATTGAGGAGGGTTGGGGCCCTCTCTGCGAGTATCTCCAAGTCCCGGTTCCGATGGTCCGGGATGAAGAGACGGGGGAGATGGTAGAGGCGCCGTTTCCGCGTGCCAATGACCGGGAGACATTCAAGAAGAACCAGGCCAAGGGCAGGGAAAAGGCTATGAGGCGGGCAAGGAAGAATTTACTGGTAGGAGTTGGGAGGATGGCGCtgatggcggcggtggcatATGCGGGATATGCCGTGTGGGAGAGGCGGCTTGGAGGGAGATAG
- a CDS encoding uncharacterized protein (EggNog:ENOG41~BUSCO:EOG092D4J6A~TransMembrane:2 (o40-58i70-91o)), with protein MAAEKISLYNLADLKNTADDAIPNYLNSLKFKQTHFLSDVRLGLGYTAFVICAACFAWDYKLGFEDTKIYTAIAVALYTLLNGALTFWMMFVEKGVVYQGTSPSGEKITVVSTTKKLDPTYRLSITVTDKSAKSHIIEVAKPFASFFDESGYFVAVPFQEILATAVPVIGKLDPRRIKSESQDMLNANPELLDAILAANNGASTGVDASEGGKRQKA; from the exons ATGGCTGCAGAAAAGATTTCCCTATATAACCTCGCCG ATCTCAAGAACACGGCCGACGATGCGATTCCCAACTACCTCAACTCTCTAAAATTCAAGCAGACACACTTCCTGAGCGACGTGCGGCTAGGGCTTGGATACACTGCATTCGTCATTTGCGCAGCATGTTTCGCATGGGACTACAAGCTGGGCTTTGAGGACACCAAAATCTACACAGCCATCGCGGTGGCCCTCTATACTCTTCTAAACGGTGCTCTGACATTCTGGATGATGTTTGTCGAGAAGGGCGTTGTATACCAGGGGACTTCACCATCTGGAGAGAAG ATCACAGTAGTCAGCACAACGAAGAAGCTGGATCCCACCTACAGACTCTCCATTACCGTCACAGACAAATCCGCAAAGTCACACATCATCGAGGTGGCCAAGCCATTCGCCTCCTTCTTCGACGAGAGCGGCTACTTTGTGGCCGTTCCATTCCAGGAGATTCTAGCTACAGCAGTCCCCGTCATCGGCAAGCTAGACCCCAGACGCATCAAATCAGAATCCCAGGACATGCTGAATGCGAACCCTGAACTTTTGGATGCGATTCTCGCGGCAAACAATGGTGCATCTACGGGAGTAGACGCATCAGAAGGTGGGAAGCGACAAAAGGCGTAA
- a CDS encoding uncharacterized protein (EggNog:ENOG41~TransMembrane:3 (o15-37i127-148o179-198i)~BUSCO:EOG092D3UQ8): MAQIPAQTLHRDPQLFYWILIPITIVMVLTGVLRHYASVLMATTPKKADIKTIREQRALAHGANLKTNYHVLSRKAFETRRDFLIDGFESGAYLKNPQQKGQPPANPLSDPNAMEGMMGMMKNNMAMIIPNTLIMSWVNAFFSGYVIMKLPFPITIKFKSMLQAGVQTKDMDPRWMSSISWYFLCIFGLQFVYVFLLGSDNAASQIAQQMQAQQMPVGPMAPGQDPSKMFKAEAENLAVIEHYSVLDGVEERLLERIRV, translated from the exons ATGGCGCAAATCCCAGCTCAGACCCTGCACAGGGATCCCCAGCTCTT CTACTGGATCCTCATCCCCATCACCATTGTCATGGTCCTGACGGGTGTCCTCCGCCACTATGCATCTGTCCTCATGGCAACCACCCCGAAGAAGGCCGACATCAAGACCATCCGCGAGCAGCGTGCCCTCGCCCATGGCGCCAACCTGAAGACCAATTACCATGTGCTGTCACGCAAAGCCTTCGAGACTCGCCGAGACTTCCTGATTGATGGGTTTGAATCTGGTGCCTACCTGAAGAACCCGCAGCAAAAAGGCCAGCCTCCGGCGAACCCCCTGTCGGACCCGAATGCTATGGAGGGTATGATGGGCATGATGAAGAACAACATGGCCATGATTATTCCCAACACATTGATCATGAGCTGGGTCAATGCGTTCTTCAGCGGATATGTCATCA TGAAACTGCCGTTCCCTATTACCATCAAATTCAAGAGCATGCTGCAGGCTGGAGTTCAGACCAAAGATATGGACCCTCGCTGGATGTCCAGTATCAGCTGGTACTTTTTGTGCATCTTTGGACTCCAATTTGTTTATGTGTTCCTCCTTGGTAGCGATAATG CCGCTAGCCAAATCGCCCAGCAGATGCAGGCCCAGCAGATGCCCGTTGGTCCCATGGCCCCTGGCCAGGACCCTAGCAAGATGTTCAAGGCCGAGGCTGAAAACCTGGCTGTCATTGAGCATTACTCTGTCTTGGATGGTGTCGAGGAGCGACTCCTGGAGAGGATCCGGGTATAG
- a CDS encoding uncharacterized protein (BUSCO:EOG092D44MC): MFILTKFSDLVQISPEDFSKHSIVAIEDNINAKYANKVVQKIGLCISLYDVLWTSEGLIGHGTGLVNVNVEFRMIVFRPFKGEVMLGRIRSSTPSGIHLRTDFFDDIFVPYEELPQGAEYNHSEQIWIWNFDEERLFYDNHEMVRFQVIDEEWHDQTPAGPTAAEDTPAKTPYKIKGSMAAEGLGVCLWWDGA, from the exons ATGTTTATCCTG ACCAAATTTTCCGATCTGGTGCAGATCTCTCCAGAGGATTTCTCCAAGCACAGCATCGTGGCAATAGAGGATAACATTAATGCGAAATACGCAAACAAG GTGGTTCAAAAAATCGGACTATGTATTTCACTATACGACGTTTTATGGACATCGGAGGGTCTGATAGGCCATGGAACAGGCCTAGTCAATGTTAATG TCGAGTTTCGGATGATAGTCTTTAGACCTTTCAAGGGGGAGGTGATGCTTGGCAGAATACGCAGCTCGACTCCCTCTGGAATCCACCTAAGAACAGATTTCTTCGACGACATCTTCGTGCCCTATGAGGAGCTGCCCCAGGGAGCTGAATA TAATCATAGCGAGCAAATTTGGATATGGAACTTTGACGAAGAGCGTCTATTCTATGATAACCATGAAATGGTTCGTTTTCAGGTTATTGACGAAGAATGGCACGACCAAACCCCGGCCGGTCCTACTGCAGCTGAAGACACGCCGGCAAAGACTCCCTACAAGATCAAGGGCAGCATGGCCGCTGAAGGTCTTGGAGTATGCTTATGGTGGGATGGTGCTTAA
- a CDS encoding uncharacterized protein (EggNog:ENOG41) — MSTYNYAPPPPPPPTSGSASYGQSSSTPYGQNRGGGSGSRRGGHYHGSRGDYHSSQPRYEYTGQPYPAQHAVPYGSSHPPANSYPAAQPQWAPDHSHASAHHAHPHAPVPLSATNYHPNYAPQPYTPSQYPQQAPYAAPQPYPYQAPPPPPSQAQWSGQGTHQTYGNSRGRGGGYSDRGGHKPSQGVPPARHSHEYEAAPPPIVGGFHQPYPPDPRVMHYPPPQYAYAAPPPPPVAARHQDSSHGQYPRRGRGGHRDGHGKGRGSHHSHHHGANDKTRPPKPSNNNVDNSSKPDKSESPSVGKKKKRKTNTLGLTPGVDSETEDDEGEEKTLTELIGQETLNISDVAAFIAERKKKFPTRARIEAKKAAELARKEEDKAASLEKEADRLRKQLRRVEFSIKRKREQGDEGDEMREPSDDSSDDEPEVMSSRTQPAPPPSSSARKADITRHCKYYSTGGTCGKKGKCRFVHDPQAREAAIKEREANNGRLTIQQRLILNDKEQEDLAILQSIQYLREKGLMNTAGASAAVPPSYEEKNSTSTSTSTSTSMPTSTLTSTSAPASVSTLPPSTSSLPAIPPQPAKREPPRRSNPPPSIIPTANSISAQGLKHYQGWLLKPYGSSSGKQSRSDDLP, encoded by the exons ATGTCGACGTACAACTACGCACCACCTCCCCCTCCGCCCCCTACGTCGGGCAGCGCCAGCTACGGGCAGTCGAGTTCGACTCCTTATGGCCAGAATCGCGGCGGCGGATCGGGCAGTCGTCGAGGCGGCCACTACCATGGAAGCCGTGGCGACTATCACAGCTCGCAACCGCGATACGAGTACACTGGGCAGCCATATCCAGCCCAGCACGCAGTCCCTTACGGCAGCTCTCATCCGCCGGCGAATAGCTATCCAGCTGCTCAGCCGCAGTGGGCTCCAGACCACAGCCATGCTTCCGCACATCACGCACATCCGCATGCTCCTGTACCGCTCTCTGCAACAAACTATCACCCAAATTACGCTCCTCAACCCTATACTCCGTCTCAATACCCCCAGCAGGCCCCTTATGCCGCCCCTCAACCCTACCCCTATCAagctccccctcctccaccaagcCAGGCGCAGTGGAGCGGTCAAGGAACTCATCAGACATACGGGAATAGCAGAGGTCGCGGAGGAGGCTACAGTGATCGTGGAGGCCACAAGCCATCCCAGGGCGTGCCTCCCGCCCGCCACAGCCATGAATATGAGGCGGCACCTCCGCCGATAGTTGGCGGCTTCCATCAACCATACCCCCCTGATCCTCGAGTTATGCATTATCCTCCACCACAATATGCTTATgcagctcctccgcctcctcctgtTGCCGCTCGCCACCAAGACTCTTCACACGGCCAGTATCCTCGTCGAGGGCGGGGTGGCCATAGAGACGGCCATGGCAAGGGGCGGGGTAGTCATCACTCCCATCATCATGGGGCTAACGATAAAACACGTCCACCAAAACCATCCAATAACAATGTGGATAACTCTTCAAAGCCAGACAAGTCCGAGTCTCCTTCAGTcggtaaaaagaagaagagaaagaccAATACGTTGGGCCTAACACCTGGCGTTGACTCGGAaactgaagatgatgaaggagaggagaaaaccCTGACCGAGCTAATTGGCCAAGAAACTCTCAA TATTAGCGATGTTGCGGCTTTTATCGCCGAACGAAAGAAGAAGTTTCCCACCAGAGCGCGCATCGAAGCCAAAAAGGCCGCCGAGTTGGcgcgaaaagaagaggacaaGGCTGCCTCTCTGGAGAAGGAAGCCGATAGACTGAGAAAGCAACTGCGAAGAGTCGAGTTTTCCATCAAGAGGAAGCGAGAGCAGGGTGATGAGGGTGACGAGATGCGAGAGCCATCTGATGACTCGTCTGATGATGAGCCAGAAGTAATGTCCAGCCGCACTCAACCCGcacctcctccttcttcctcggccaGGAAGGCTGATATTACTAGACATTGCAAATATTATTCTACTGGTGGAACTTGcgggaagaagggcaagtgCCGCTTCGTCCATGATCCCCAAGCTAGGGAAGCGGCGATCAAAGAACGCGAGGCCAACAATGGTCGTTTGACTATCCAGCAGCGGTTGATTTTGAACgacaaagagcaagaagactTGGCTATCCTCCAATCCATTCAATATCTTCGCGAGAAGGGCCTCATGAATACTGCTGGAGCTTCGGCGGCGGTTCCCCCCAGTTACGAGGAAAAGAACTCaacatccacatccacatccacatccacatcaATGCCCACATCTACGCTCACGTCGACATCTGCGCCTGCTTCTGTTTCTACGCTGCCACCTTCTACGTCCAGCCTCCCTGCTATCCCACCACAGCCCGCTAAGCGAGAGCCACCTCGTAGAAGCAATCCGCCTCCCTCTATCATTCCCACCGCTAATAGTATCAGCGCTCAGGGGTTGAAGCATTATCAGGGCTGGCTCCTGAAACCGTACGGAAGCTCAAGTGGGAAGCAGTCACGGAGCGACGATCTACCTTGA